The Labilithrix sp. genomic sequence GCCGTGTCGTCGCGCTTCCCGACGACGTTCGAGGAGTACGTCGAGCCGACCTGGCCGGCCTTCCTCCTCGACCTGATCCCATCCGGCCACGCGCGCCGCTTCTGGGAGCGCGAGCTCGGACTCCCGAACACCGAGGGGCCCCAGAAGCGGCCGCCACAGCGGTCGCGAAGCGACCCGAGCGCGAAGCGCGAGGGCCGTGTCTGGGGTGGGGGTGTCGGGGGCGAAGCCCCCGACGTTGAGAACGACTGGTCTGTGCTCGTGCGTGGGGCGGGGAATCCGCCCGGCAATGTCCGCGTCGCTTCGGCCGCGGAGGTCGCACCGCTCGGCGAGCACCCGGGGTTCGAGCGTGGGGAGATCCTCGAGCGACGCGATGCCTTCATCGAGTACGCGCGCTCGCGCGGCGCTTCGGTCGCAGGTGGCAGCGGCGCGGCTGGCGACGCGCCGAAGTTCCTGCTCCGCGAAGACGATCGCGGGCGCTGGCACGCCGACGGCGCCCTCGACGACGCGCGCACGAGAGCCTCGTGGCTCGTGAAGTTCCCGCGCTCGGCGGCGAGCGACGATCGGCTCGTGCTCGAAGCGGAGGCTCCGTATGCGCGCGTCGCGTCGCGGTTCGGCGTTCGCGTCGCGGCGGGGCTGACGTGGGAGCGCGACTGCCTGTTCGTGCCTCGCTTCGATCGGCGGCGCGAAGCCGACGGCTCGCTTGGCCGCCTCGGCCTGGAGAGCCTCTACTCGCTCGCCGGCGTGGCGGCGTTCGGCGCGCCGACGTCGAAGGACGTGTTCGCGCGCGCGCTCGCGAGGTGCGCGACCGATCCGCGCGCCGAGCTCCGCGAGCTCCTGCTGCGCGACGTCCTCGACGTAGCCCTCGGCAACACCGACAACCACGGCCGCAACACGTCGGTGTTGAAGGAGCCGCGCGGGCCGACGAGGCTCTCGCCGCTCTACGACTTCGCGCCGATGATCCTCGACGTGCAAGGGATCGCGCGCGTCTCGCGCTGGGACGCGGAGCGGGAGGGGTATCCGGAGTGGGGCGCGGTCGCCGACTCGCTCGCCGTTCACGGCCTCGAGCCGGCGCCGACGAAGGCGTGGCTCCGCGCGCTCGCGCCGAGGGTCGCCGCGCTCCCCGACATGATGAGGGACGAGGGCGTGCCGGCGCGGGTCATTCACGTCCTCACCGAGCGCGTCGCGCGCGTGGCCCGCTCGCTCGAGGCGACGCGATGAAGGCCGACGCGAAGGCGAAGCGAAACGCGCTGCGGGTGGAGCTCTACGAGCGCGTGGCGCGCGGCGACATCGGCGTCGTCGAGGCGGTGAAGATGATGCGGAAGATCGCGAACCGCACCCAGATCCAATACGCCCGCGACGTCGGCGTGAGCCCGCGCATCCTCATCGAGCTCGAACGCGGCATCGGCAACCCCACGATGAAGACCCTCGCGAAGATCCTCGCGCCCTTCGGCCTCGAGCTCGGCCTCCGCCGCCGCCCGCGCGAGTGAGTCTTTCTCTCGAGAGGTGCTCTGCCCCTCTCGAGCTCTCCCCGCCGGGACCTCTCCGCGCGACGACGCGCTGCGCCGCCCCGGACCCCCGAGAGGGCAATCCTCGGGAGGCCGGTTTCGATTCTTGCTCACGAGGTCACCCGCGTGCGCGGAGCATGTGGATGTGCGGGATGCCGTCTTCGTCGTACGGGGCGCCTGCTGGCACGAAGCCGAAGGAGCCGTAGAAGCGTTCGAGGTAGCGCTGGGCGCCGATGCGGATCGGGACGTCGCCGAAGAGGTCGCGGCAGCGGCGGAGCGACTCCGCCATCAGCTCGCGGCCCGCGCCGGTGCGGCGCACGTCGGGGTGCGTGACGACGCGGCCGATGGAAGGCTCGTCGTACGCGACGCCGGCGGCGAGGAGGCGCGTGTACGCGACGACGCGACCGTTCGCGTCGCGTCCGAGCAGGTGCCACGCCACCTTGTCCTTCTCGCCGTCGGGATCGAGGAACACGCACGTCTGCTCGACCACGAAGACGAGCGATCGGAGCTGGAGCAGATCGTAGAGCGCGTCCGGCGTGAGGTCGGCGAACGCCTTGAGCTCCCAGGCGAGCGGCATCACTCGGTCGCGGCCGCGTCGTCGAGCTCCGCCGCGAGCGCGCGGCTCTCCTCGAGGCGGACGCGCGCGGCGGTGAGCTGCGCCTTCAGCGCGTTCGTCTCGTCGATGACCTCCTTCGGCGCCTTCTCGACGAAGCCCTTGCTCGACATCTTCTTCTCGATCGCGGCGAGGTCCTTGTCGATCCGCTTCACCTCGCGATCGATGCGCGCGAGCTC encodes the following:
- a CDS encoding GNAT family N-acetyltransferase, which gives rise to MPLAWELKAFADLTPDALYDLLQLRSLVFVVEQTCVFLDPDGEKDKVAWHLLGRDANGRVVAYTRLLAAGVAYDEPSIGRVVTHPDVRRTGAGRELMAESLRRCRDLFGDVPIRIGAQRYLERFYGSFGFVPAGAPYDEDGIPHIHMLRARG
- a CDS encoding helix-turn-helix transcriptional regulator gives rise to the protein MKADAKAKRNALRVELYERVARGDIGVVEAVKMMRKIANRTQIQYARDVGVSPRILIELERGIGNPTMKTLAKILAPFGLELGLRRRPRE
- a CDS encoding HipA domain-containing protein; the encoded protein is MSYELEYLELLGFEVTTDARAVSSRFPTTFEEYVEPTWPAFLLDLIPSGHARRFWERELGLPNTEGPQKRPPQRSRSDPSAKREGRVWGGGVGGEAPDVENDWSVLVRGAGNPPGNVRVASAAEVAPLGEHPGFERGEILERRDAFIEYARSRGASVAGGSGAAGDAPKFLLREDDRGRWHADGALDDARTRASWLVKFPRSAASDDRLVLEAEAPYARVASRFGVRVAAGLTWERDCLFVPRFDRRREADGSLGRLGLESLYSLAGVAAFGAPTSKDVFARALARCATDPRAELRELLLRDVLDVALGNTDNHGRNTSVLKEPRGPTRLSPLYDFAPMILDVQGIARVSRWDAEREGYPEWGAVADSLAVHGLEPAPTKAWLRALAPRVAALPDMMRDEGVPARVIHVLTERVARVARSLEATR